Proteins co-encoded in one Gossypium arboreum isolate Shixiya-1 chromosome 11, ASM2569848v2, whole genome shotgun sequence genomic window:
- the LOC108464775 gene encoding transcription factor EGL1-like, with the protein MATTGVQNQGKVPMNLKKQLALAVRNIQWSYGIFWSISAKQPGVLEWGDGYYNGDIKTRKTVQSFEPKADDQLGLQRSEQLRELFESLSAGETSPHTKRPSVALSPEDLTATEWYYLVCMSFVFNIDQGLPGRTLSIGQPIWLCNAQYADSKVFSRSLVAKSASIQTVVCFPYAGGVIELGVTDLVSKDLGLVRRVKSLLLDAPKTITGNINDVACPGLGPNEIESELSPFLGCEQLERCSLNEISDGFEPNQLAEDPFVNGGASQVQSWQFMDDHHSLNTSDCISQTFADHEDVVPLCQGENDNDNDFRDVEECDRINRAAFDPISNDMHYRTVVSVLLKSSPQFILGPHLGNSNKESGFISWKMNSLVKYRKAKVETPQKLLKKMLFEVPRMHDKGLLQPPQVGGGVGDAVWRPEADELCKSHVLTERRRREKINERLTILKSLVPTNSKADKVSILDDTIEYLQDLERRVEELECCRELTESETKTKRKYHRYRAERTSSNKVTNGNKSASSNKRKAYDIEETKHDIDHVASKDGSTDNLTVNTNNKDLTIEFKCRWRDGILFEIMDALSVLDLDCHSVQSSTVEGILSVTIKSRVKQSF; encoded by the exons ATGGCTACTACCGGGGTTCAAAATCAAGGGAAGGTCCCAATGAACTTGAAGAAACAACTTGCTCTTGCTGTTAGAAACATTCAATGGAGCTATGGGATTTTTTGGTCCATTTCAGCTAAACAACCAGG GGTCTTGGAATGGGGTGATGGTTATTACAATGGAGATATAAAGACAAGGAAAACAGTTCAATCTTTTGAACCTAAAGCTGATGACCAACTAGGTTTACAAAGAAGTGAGCAGTTAAGAGAACTATTTGAATCACTTTCAGCTGGTGAAACTAGTCCTCATACTAAAAGACCTTCAGTTGCATTATCCCCTGAAGATCTCACTGCTACTGAATGGTATTATTTGGTCTGTATGTCATTTGTATTCAACATTGACCAAgg ATTGCCTGGAAGAACATTATCAATTGGTCAACCTATTTGGCTATGTAATGCTCAATATGCAGATAGTAAAGTGTTTAGTCGTTCACTGGTTGCTAAG AGCGCATCTATTCAGACAGTAGTATGCTTTCCATATGCAGGAGGTGTGATTGAGCTTGGTGTGACTGATTTG GTATCGAAAGACCTCGGTCTTGTTCGTCGTGTTAAAAGTTTGTTGTTGGATGCTCCTAAGACGATAACAGGGAACATCAATGATGTTGCTTGTCCAGGTCTTGGTCCGAACGAAATTGAGTCCGAATTGAGTCCCTTTTTAGGCTGTGAACAACTAGAAAGATGTTCTCTAAACGAGATTTCGGATGGTTTTGAGCCTAACCAACTAGCGGAAGATCCGTTCGTGAATGGTGGGGCTTCTCAGGTGCAAAGTTGGCAATTCATGGATGACCACCATTCCTTGAATACAAGTGACTGCATATCTCAAACCTTTGCTGATCATGAAGATGTTGTTCCTCTGTGCCAGGGTGAAAATGATAATGACAATGATTTCCGAGATGTCGAAGAGTGTGATCGTATAAACCGGGCTGCTTTTGATCCTATAAGCAATGATATGCACTACCGAACTGTCGTGTCAGTCCTATTAAAGAGCTCGCCCCAGTTTATTCTGGGACCGCATTTAGGAAACTCGAACAAGGAATCCGGGTTCATTAGCTGGAAGATGAATAGCTTGGTGAAATATCGGAAAGCAAAGGTTGAAACCCCTCAAAAGTTATTGAAGAAGATGTTGTTTGAAGTCCCTCGGATGCATGATAAAGGATTGCTTCAACCTCCACAAGTCGGTGGTGGTGTTGGAGATGCGGTTTGGAGACCAGAAGCGGATGAACTTTGTAAAAGCCACGTCTTAACAGAGAGGAGGCGTCGGGAAAAAATAAACGAACGACTTACAATCCTCAAATCATTGGTCCCTACGAATAGCAAG GCTGATAAAGTTTCTATATTAGATGATACAATAGAGTACCTACAAGACCTCGAAAGAAGAGTTGAAGAATTGGAATGTTGCAGAGAATTAACCGAGTCCGAGACTAAAACGAAACGGAAATATCATCGGTATCGTGCTGAGCGAACATCCAGTAACAAAGTCACCAACGGAAACAAATCGGCTTCCTCAAATAAAAGGAAAGCGTACGATATCGAGGAAACAAAACACGATATTGACCATGTTGCATCTAAAGACGGCTCGACCGATAATCTAACCGTTAATACGAACAACAAGGATTTAACAATCGAGTTTAAGTGTCGATGGCGGGATGGAATTCTGTTCGAGATAATGGATGCACTAAGCGTACTTGATTTGGATTGCCACTCTGTTCAATCGTCTACCGTCGAAGGGATTCTTTCTGTGACTataaaatcaagggtaaaacaatctTTTTAG
- the LOC108464775 gene encoding transcription factor EGL1-like isoform X1: MATTGVQNQGKVPMNLKKQLALAVRNIQWSYGIFWSISAKQPGVLEWGDGYYNGDIKTRKTVQSFEPKADDQLGLQRSEQLRELFESLSAGETSPHTKRPSVALSPEDLTATEWYYLVCMSFVFNIDQGLPGRTLSIGQPIWLCNAQYADSKVFSRSLVAKSASIQTVVCFPYAGGVIELGVTDLVSKDLGLVRRVKSLLLDAPKTITGNINDVACPGLGPNEIESELSPFLGCEQLERCSLNEISDGFEPNQLAEDPFVNGGASQVQSWQFMDDHHSLNTSDCISQTFADHEDVVPLCQGENDNDNDFRDVEECDRINRAAFDPISNDMHYRTVVSVLLKSSPQFILGPHLGNSNKESGFISWKMNSLVKYRKAKVETPQKLLKKMLFEVPRMHDKGLLQPPQVGGGVGDAVWRPEADELCKSHVLTERRRREKINERLTILKSLVPTNSKADKVSILDDTIEYLQDLERRVEELECCRELTESETKTKRKYHRYRAERTSSNKVTNGNKSASSNKRKAYDIEETKHDIDHVASKDGSTDNLTVNTNNKDLTIEFKCRWRDGILFEIMDALSVLDLDCHSVQSSTVEGILSVTIKSRYKGSSVAKPGTIKQALLQKVQSLTFV, translated from the exons ATGGCTACTACCGGGGTTCAAAATCAAGGGAAGGTCCCAATGAACTTGAAGAAACAACTTGCTCTTGCTGTTAGAAACATTCAATGGAGCTATGGGATTTTTTGGTCCATTTCAGCTAAACAACCAGG GGTCTTGGAATGGGGTGATGGTTATTACAATGGAGATATAAAGACAAGGAAAACAGTTCAATCTTTTGAACCTAAAGCTGATGACCAACTAGGTTTACAAAGAAGTGAGCAGTTAAGAGAACTATTTGAATCACTTTCAGCTGGTGAAACTAGTCCTCATACTAAAAGACCTTCAGTTGCATTATCCCCTGAAGATCTCACTGCTACTGAATGGTATTATTTGGTCTGTATGTCATTTGTATTCAACATTGACCAAgg ATTGCCTGGAAGAACATTATCAATTGGTCAACCTATTTGGCTATGTAATGCTCAATATGCAGATAGTAAAGTGTTTAGTCGTTCACTGGTTGCTAAG AGCGCATCTATTCAGACAGTAGTATGCTTTCCATATGCAGGAGGTGTGATTGAGCTTGGTGTGACTGATTTG GTATCGAAAGACCTCGGTCTTGTTCGTCGTGTTAAAAGTTTGTTGTTGGATGCTCCTAAGACGATAACAGGGAACATCAATGATGTTGCTTGTCCAGGTCTTGGTCCGAACGAAATTGAGTCCGAATTGAGTCCCTTTTTAGGCTGTGAACAACTAGAAAGATGTTCTCTAAACGAGATTTCGGATGGTTTTGAGCCTAACCAACTAGCGGAAGATCCGTTCGTGAATGGTGGGGCTTCTCAGGTGCAAAGTTGGCAATTCATGGATGACCACCATTCCTTGAATACAAGTGACTGCATATCTCAAACCTTTGCTGATCATGAAGATGTTGTTCCTCTGTGCCAGGGTGAAAATGATAATGACAATGATTTCCGAGATGTCGAAGAGTGTGATCGTATAAACCGGGCTGCTTTTGATCCTATAAGCAATGATATGCACTACCGAACTGTCGTGTCAGTCCTATTAAAGAGCTCGCCCCAGTTTATTCTGGGACCGCATTTAGGAAACTCGAACAAGGAATCCGGGTTCATTAGCTGGAAGATGAATAGCTTGGTGAAATATCGGAAAGCAAAGGTTGAAACCCCTCAAAAGTTATTGAAGAAGATGTTGTTTGAAGTCCCTCGGATGCATGATAAAGGATTGCTTCAACCTCCACAAGTCGGTGGTGGTGTTGGAGATGCGGTTTGGAGACCAGAAGCGGATGAACTTTGTAAAAGCCACGTCTTAACAGAGAGGAGGCGTCGGGAAAAAATAAACGAACGACTTACAATCCTCAAATCATTGGTCCCTACGAATAGCAAG GCTGATAAAGTTTCTATATTAGATGATACAATAGAGTACCTACAAGACCTCGAAAGAAGAGTTGAAGAATTGGAATGTTGCAGAGAATTAACCGAGTCCGAGACTAAAACGAAACGGAAATATCATCGGTATCGTGCTGAGCGAACATCCAGTAACAAAGTCACCAACGGAAACAAATCGGCTTCCTCAAATAAAAGGAAAGCGTACGATATCGAGGAAACAAAACACGATATTGACCATGTTGCATCTAAAGACGGCTCGACCGATAATCTAACCGTTAATACGAACAACAAGGATTTAACAATCGAGTTTAAGTGTCGATGGCGGGATGGAATTCTGTTCGAGATAATGGATGCACTAAGCGTACTTGATTTGGATTGCCACTCTGTTCAATCGTCTACCGTCGAAGGGATTCTTTCTGTGACTataaaatcaagg TACAAAGGATCAAGTGTTGCAAAACCAGGGACAATCAAGCAAGCATTATTACAAAAGGTTCAATCTTTAACCTTTGTGTAA